Proteins co-encoded in one Kribbella solani genomic window:
- a CDS encoding response regulator, with translation MSDGIRVVVADDQQVVREGLVALLGLIDGVEVTGAAANGVEAIDLVAKGNVDVVLMDLRMPVLDGTQATARIAADYPEVAVLVLTTYADDASIANALRAGARGYLTKDAGRAEIGAALRSTAAGQSTFDPEVSKRLIAGLSPDASDRGTDGLTARETEVLRLIAGGLSNPEIAEQLFISEATVKTHINNTFAKIGARHRAEAVRYAYQKGIVSDAL, from the coding sequence ATGAGTGACGGAATCAGAGTGGTCGTCGCGGACGATCAGCAGGTCGTACGCGAAGGGCTGGTCGCGCTGCTCGGGCTGATCGACGGCGTCGAGGTCACGGGCGCGGCCGCCAACGGCGTCGAGGCGATCGACCTGGTTGCCAAGGGCAACGTGGATGTCGTGCTGATGGATCTCCGGATGCCCGTGCTGGACGGTACGCAGGCTACCGCGCGGATCGCCGCCGATTATCCGGAAGTGGCGGTGCTGGTGCTGACCACGTACGCCGATGACGCGTCGATCGCGAACGCGCTCCGGGCCGGCGCGCGCGGCTACCTGACCAAGGACGCCGGCCGCGCCGAGATCGGCGCCGCGCTCCGCTCCACGGCCGCGGGCCAGTCCACGTTCGACCCCGAGGTGTCCAAGCGCCTGATCGCGGGCCTGTCCCCCGATGCGTCGGATCGCGGTACGGACGGACTGACCGCCCGCGAGACCGAAGTGCTGCGCCTGATCGCCGGCGGCCTGAGCAACCCGGAGATCGCCGAACAACTGTTCATCAGCGAAGCGACCGTGAAAACCCACATCAACAACACCTTCGCCAAAATCGGCGCCCGGCACCGCGCGGAAGCAGTCCGCTACGCGTACCAGAAGGGGATCGTGTCAGACGCCCTTTAA
- a CDS encoding sodium:solute symporter family protein: MLPQQSILRLDATAIDYLIIALYFVFVLGIGYLARRAVSNSLDFFLSGRSLPAWVTGLAFISANLGAIEIMGMSANGAQYGLPTVHYFWVGAIPAMLFLGVVMMPFYYGSKVRSVPEFMLRRFGKPAHLVNAVSFALAQVLIAGVNLFLLATIVNVLLGWPIWVSVVVAALIVLSYITLGGLSAAIYNEVLQFFVIVAALLPLTLVGLHKVGGWQGLVDKVSASPGGSDQMSAWPGNALSGFHNSFLSVIGIVFGLGFVLSFGYWTTNFVEVQRAMASKNMSAARRTPIIGSFPKMFIPFIVIIPGMIAAVVTPELAQFKANGGGEVDYNDAILLLMRDLLPNGMLGLAITGLLASFMAGMAANLSSFNTVMSYDIIERYLIKDRPDDFYLRTGRWVTVGGTLIAIGTAAIASGYSNLMDYLQQLFSFFNAPLFATFILGMFWKRMTATAGWIGLVSGTATAITVFVLSKNGVINLPGQGSSFVGAGAAFAVDIVISVLVSLVTTPKRDTELVGLVYSLTPKEQRIEVAVAGDGGWYRKPVLLAGISLALTVVLNFVFG; this comes from the coding sequence ATGCTTCCGCAACAATCCATCCTCAGACTGGATGCCACCGCGATCGACTACCTCATCATCGCGCTGTACTTCGTCTTCGTCCTCGGGATCGGCTACCTGGCCAGACGCGCGGTGTCGAACAGCCTCGACTTCTTCCTGTCCGGCCGGTCGCTGCCGGCCTGGGTGACCGGCCTGGCGTTCATCTCGGCGAACCTCGGCGCGATCGAGATCATGGGCATGTCCGCCAACGGCGCCCAGTACGGCCTGCCGACCGTGCACTACTTCTGGGTCGGCGCGATCCCGGCGATGCTGTTCCTCGGTGTCGTGATGATGCCGTTCTACTACGGTTCGAAGGTCCGCAGCGTGCCGGAGTTCATGCTCCGCCGGTTCGGCAAACCCGCGCATCTGGTCAACGCGGTCAGCTTCGCGCTGGCGCAGGTGCTGATCGCGGGCGTGAACCTGTTCCTGCTGGCGACCATCGTGAACGTACTGCTCGGCTGGCCGATCTGGGTATCGGTCGTCGTCGCCGCGCTGATCGTGCTCAGCTACATCACCCTCGGCGGGCTGTCGGCGGCCATCTACAACGAGGTGCTGCAGTTCTTCGTGATCGTCGCCGCCCTGCTGCCGCTGACCCTGGTCGGCCTGCACAAGGTCGGCGGCTGGCAGGGCCTGGTGGACAAGGTGAGCGCGTCACCCGGCGGCAGCGACCAGATGTCGGCGTGGCCGGGCAACGCGCTGAGTGGCTTCCACAACAGCTTCCTGTCGGTGATCGGCATCGTCTTCGGCCTCGGCTTCGTCCTCTCGTTCGGCTACTGGACGACGAACTTCGTCGAGGTGCAGCGCGCGATGGCCTCGAAGAACATGTCCGCGGCCCGCCGTACGCCGATCATCGGCTCGTTCCCGAAGATGTTCATCCCGTTCATCGTGATCATCCCCGGCATGATCGCGGCCGTGGTCACGCCCGAACTGGCCCAGTTCAAGGCGAACGGTGGCGGCGAGGTCGACTACAACGACGCGATCCTGCTGCTGATGCGCGACCTGCTGCCGAACGGCATGCTCGGCCTGGCCATCACCGGTCTGCTGGCGTCGTTCATGGCCGGGATGGCGGCGAACCTGAGCTCGTTCAACACGGTGATGTCGTACGACATCATCGAGCGATATCTGATCAAGGACCGGCCGGACGACTTCTACTTGCGTACGGGCCGGTGGGTGACCGTCGGCGGGACGCTGATCGCGATCGGTACGGCCGCGATCGCCTCCGGCTACAGCAATCTGATGGACTACCTGCAGCAGCTGTTCTCGTTCTTCAACGCACCGCTGTTCGCGACGTTCATCCTCGGTATGTTCTGGAAGCGGATGACCGCGACGGCCGGCTGGATCGGCCTGGTCAGCGGTACGGCGACCGCGATCACCGTCTTCGTGCTCTCGAAGAACGGCGTGATCAACCTGCCGGGTCAGGGTTCCAGCTTCGTCGGCGCCGGCGCGGCGTTCGCGGTCGACATCGTGATCAGCGTGCTGGTCAGCCTGGTGACGACGCCGAAACGGGACACCGAGCTGGTCGGCCTGGTGTACTCGCTGACGCCGAAGGAACAGCGCATCGAGGTGGCGGTCGCCGGTGACGGTGGCTGGTACCGCAAGCCGGTGCTGCTGGCCGGGATCTCCCTGGCCCTCACCGTCGTCCTGAACTTCGTCTTCGGCTGA
- a CDS encoding helix-turn-helix domain-containing protein — protein MTLSDVGDADRFVDLAGLLESCEVDGFHADFLSWGHYQPEYWRNYWHTHSFHEVCLAYSGEGRFNNGSVQYDVLPGSVFLARPGDVHEIESSRTAPLGIAFWGFTFRPVDSGARRPDGDRHAASARPDASGWSSGLTRPDGPVMATRTGSLPSLITALATEAAAPVSGYSTVLSGLGAALVLETARAFALDEDLAVEPVRRDRGLLVVEAMQRHLRDNLSRPITVRDVAAVVHLSERHAERVFTQQTGASIMSTLRRLRLELAAQLLLDHSLSVTAVARACGYSDVRPFSTAFKRHYGRTPGDHRRTGGTEFL, from the coding sequence TTGACCCTCTCCGACGTTGGGGATGCGGACCGGTTCGTCGACCTCGCTGGACTGTTGGAGTCCTGCGAGGTCGACGGCTTCCACGCGGACTTCCTCAGCTGGGGCCACTACCAGCCGGAGTACTGGCGCAACTACTGGCACACACACTCGTTCCACGAGGTCTGCCTGGCGTACTCCGGGGAGGGCCGCTTCAACAACGGCTCTGTGCAGTACGACGTGCTACCTGGCTCGGTGTTTCTTGCACGCCCCGGAGATGTGCACGAAATCGAGTCGTCACGCACTGCGCCACTGGGAATCGCCTTCTGGGGCTTCACCTTCCGCCCAGTCGATTCCGGCGCCCGCCGTCCTGATGGCGACAGGCACGCGGCCTCCGCTCGGCCCGACGCCTCCGGATGGTCGTCAGGGTTGACTCGGCCCGACGGCCCGGTCATGGCGACTCGGACCGGCTCCTTGCCCTCCCTGATCACCGCACTCGCCACCGAGGCGGCCGCGCCGGTTTCCGGCTACAGCACCGTGCTGAGCGGCCTGGGCGCCGCTCTGGTGCTGGAGACGGCCAGGGCGTTCGCACTGGACGAGGACCTAGCTGTCGAACCAGTGCGCCGTGACAGAGGCTTGCTGGTAGTAGAAGCGATGCAGCGGCACCTACGTGACAACCTGTCTCGTCCCATCACGGTCCGCGACGTAGCAGCCGTCGTGCACCTCTCTGAACGTCATGCGGAGCGGGTGTTCACCCAGCAGACCGGTGCGTCGATCATGTCCACACTGCGCCGGCTACGGCTCGAGCTGGCCGCGCAGCTCTTACTGGACCACTCCTTGTCGGTTACGGCGGTTGCACGGGCATGCGGGTACTCGGACGTACGCCCCTTCTCCACCGCGTTCAAACGGCACTACGGGCGTACGCCGGGCGACCACCGCCGCACCGGCGGAACCGAGTTCCTCTAG
- a CDS encoding histidine kinase, translated as MSLKALLPTRPHGESGWVGRVLTTGVAIAVLATARPDPASHWVWLVLGAGLVVFIIGTLLMTSRPYTAFVLLTVVAVANGLISGVDSSNSLVLVLVSITDIAVLQFPRHGNRPIIAAGVCVTAAYVVSAWWFDKSDSWFFTQLLWTAVLIAFGLNRRQYEVQARQTEQLLEQTRLAQSEHARAATLEERGRIARDLHDVLAHSLGALSVQLEVAEALLEERGDTAGALDRVRRSRRLAVQGLTEARNAVAALRADAVPELPQAIAALAEQHEKDHGTAVHFTNTGAVKQLDSGATVALLNAAREALTNAAKHAPGQPVAVELDGVRLSVRNKGPTNGEGFGLAGMRERLALIGGTLTAGPDGDDWLVVAEVPDE; from the coding sequence GTGAGTCTCAAGGCGCTACTGCCGACCCGTCCGCACGGAGAGAGCGGCTGGGTCGGCCGTGTACTGACTACTGGCGTGGCGATCGCCGTACTCGCCACTGCGCGACCGGACCCGGCATCGCACTGGGTCTGGCTGGTACTAGGTGCCGGACTGGTCGTTTTCATCATCGGCACGCTCCTGATGACGTCACGCCCGTACACGGCCTTCGTACTGCTCACTGTCGTTGCAGTGGCCAACGGGCTGATCAGTGGAGTGGATTCCTCCAACTCACTCGTACTGGTCCTGGTATCGATCACTGACATCGCCGTACTGCAGTTCCCGCGGCACGGCAACCGACCGATCATTGCCGCAGGCGTCTGCGTCACCGCGGCGTACGTAGTGTCCGCCTGGTGGTTCGACAAGTCGGACAGCTGGTTCTTCACCCAACTGCTCTGGACCGCCGTACTGATCGCGTTCGGACTGAACAGGCGCCAGTACGAGGTGCAGGCACGCCAGACAGAACAGTTGCTGGAGCAGACGCGCTTGGCGCAGAGCGAGCATGCCCGTGCGGCAACACTGGAAGAACGCGGGCGAATCGCACGGGACCTGCATGACGTACTGGCACACTCATTGGGCGCACTGAGCGTCCAGCTCGAAGTTGCTGAGGCGTTACTGGAGGAGCGTGGTGACACGGCCGGTGCGCTCGACCGGGTCCGACGGTCGCGCCGGCTCGCCGTACAAGGACTGACTGAGGCTCGCAACGCAGTGGCTGCGCTACGGGCAGATGCAGTACCGGAACTGCCCCAGGCGATCGCTGCACTGGCTGAGCAGCATGAGAAGGACCATGGCACCGCTGTCCACTTCACCAACACCGGTGCGGTCAAGCAGCTCGACTCAGGTGCGACCGTTGCGCTGCTCAACGCCGCACGCGAGGCACTGACCAATGCGGCCAAGCACGCGCCTGGACAGCCCGTAGCGGTTGAGCTGGATGGCGTAAGGCTGTCAGTACGCAACAAGGGCCCGACGAACGGCGAGGGGTTCGGCCTGGCAGGGATGCGGGAACGGCTGGCCCTGATCGGTGGCACGCTGACAGCAGGTCCGGACGGGGATGACTGGCTGGTGGTCGCGGAGGTGCCTGATGAGTGA
- a CDS encoding phytanoyl-CoA dioxygenase family protein — MTITSERPELSSLAQQYAADGFVLVKGLLSKEEAGYYRQRGHDLLARLNRGDDPTWGAARDMADAPTKLQHLHDAQFYDAEFSKLLVDPRFTDVAAAVMGVEDVQLHHTKLFVKPPENGSPFPLHQDHPFFPHTYHRVGAAIFHFDDAPVEKGCVRIIPGSHKDGPREHSPEGSYHLTEPGFDAATPQPAEAGDVLFFTYLTVHGSGVNTSNEPRTTWLIQYRDPSDPPTVKTHDWSLGQGMMLRGVDPTGRSAV; from the coding sequence ATGACGATCACATCCGAGCGGCCCGAGCTGTCGTCGCTCGCTCAGCAGTACGCGGCCGACGGTTTCGTGCTGGTGAAAGGCCTGCTCAGCAAGGAAGAAGCCGGGTACTACCGGCAGCGCGGCCACGACCTGCTGGCGCGTCTGAACCGTGGCGACGACCCCACCTGGGGAGCTGCCCGCGACATGGCGGACGCACCCACCAAGCTGCAGCACCTGCACGACGCGCAGTTCTATGACGCCGAGTTCTCGAAGCTGCTGGTGGACCCGCGGTTCACCGACGTGGCCGCCGCGGTGATGGGTGTGGAAGACGTCCAGCTGCATCACACCAAGCTGTTCGTCAAGCCGCCGGAGAACGGTTCGCCGTTCCCGCTGCACCAGGACCACCCCTTCTTCCCGCACACGTACCACCGGGTCGGCGCGGCGATCTTCCACTTCGACGACGCACCGGTGGAGAAGGGTTGCGTACGGATCATTCCGGGCAGCCACAAGGACGGACCGCGTGAGCACAGCCCGGAGGGGTCGTACCACCTGACCGAGCCGGGGTTCGACGCGGCGACGCCGCAGCCGGCGGAGGCGGGCGACGTCCTGTTCTTCACGTACCTGACCGTGCACGGCTCCGGTGTGAACACCAGCAACGAGCCACGGACGACCTGGCTGATCCAGTACCGCGACCCGTCCGACCCGCCGACCGTGAAGACCCACGACTGGTCGCTCGGCCAGGGCATGATGCTGCGAGGAGTCGACCCGACCGGCAGGAGCGCTGTTTGA